Proteins co-encoded in one Xiphophorus couchianus chromosome 16, X_couchianus-1.0, whole genome shotgun sequence genomic window:
- the ppap2d gene encoding phosphatidic acid phosphatase type 2D, translated as MQKLNSSGTHCSTLPRDAELQLRLADSGGSGEGRENGAGIHFLTQPEDQGSFCTKRKMLVGLDVICLCVASIPFFACELKAVTPYERGFFCGDDSITYPYLEREAIPDTLLIAGGIAITGLTIALGECYRVRFRGVLSRAFVRNRYVSCLYKELGSFLFGCCVGQSLTNMAKLSVGRLRPYFLSVCNITYESINCTPGSYVNQVKCNPRDNKLVIEARKSFFSGHASFAMYTMLYLAFYLQARLSWRGARLLRPLVQFLLVMLAIYTGLSRISDYRHHPTDVLTGFIQGGLTAYWVAFHISSMFKPCTRSDMSPTSVCLESPLSSQQTVC; from the exons ATGCAGAAGTTAAACTCAAGCGGGACTCACTGCAGCACGCTGCCCCGGGACGCGGAGCTGCAGCTACGGTTGGCTGACAGCGGAGGCTCCGGGGAAGGGAGGGAGAACGGCGCAGGGATACATTTCCTCACCCAGCCCGAAGACCAGGGCTCGTTCTGTACCAAGCGGAAGATGCTTGTCGGCTTGGATGTTATATGTCTCTGTGTTG CTTCCATCCCATTTTTTGCATGTGAATTGAAGGCAGTGACTCCGTATGAACGAGGCTTTTTCTGCGGAGACGACAGCATCACCTATCCATACTTGGAGAGGGAGGCCATCCCTGACACCCTGCTCATCGCAGGTGGCATCGCCATCACTGGCTTAACA ATTGCTCTGGGCGAGTGCTACCGTGTGCGTTTTCGAGGCGTGCTCTCACGAGCTTTTGTTAGAAACCGCTACGTGTCGTGCCTGTACAAGGAACTGGGAAGCTTCCTGTTTGGTTGTTGTGTGGGCCAGTCTCTCACAAACATGGCCAAGCTCAGTGTGGGGCGCCTGCGGCCGTACTTCCTCTCTGTGTGTAACATCACATATGAATCCATTAACTGCACTCCTGGCAGCTACGTCAATCAGGTCAAATGCAATCCACGCGATAACAAGTTGGTGATAGAGGCAAG GAAATCCTTTTTTTCCGGGCATGCTTCCTTTGCCATGTACACCATGCTCTATCTGGCA ttcTACCTGCAGGCTAGGCTGTCATGGCGAGGAGCTCGATTATTGCGTCCACTGGTGCAGTTCCTCTTAGTGATGCTGGCCATCTACACAGGCCTGAGCCGAATCTCTGACTACCGCCACCACCCCACTGATGTCCTCACCGGCTTCATACAAGGGGGGCTCACTGCATACTGGGTG GCTTTTCACATCTCGTCCATGTTCAAGCCCTGCACCCGTTCAGAC